The genomic DNA CCGGCGCCTTGTCGATCTCGCTGAAATCAACAAAGCTTGCCTGACCCTTGGTCGCCAGCACCCGGGTGATCGCCGCGGTCAACGTGGTCTTGCCATGGTCGATGTGGCCGATCGTGCCTACGTTTACGTGCGGTTTCGTCCGCTCGAATTTTTCCTTTGCCATGCCGTCTTCTCCTCAAACCTGGATTATCCTGCTCTTTGCCCGCTCGAGCCGCAGCCCGATACCATTTAAATTTTATGGAGCCCACGACCGGACTTGAACCGGTGACCTCTTCCTTACCAAGGAAGTGCTCTACCACCTGAGCTACGTGGGCTCACTACTCCCGGCCTTGAATATCACCCGGCCGCAAACGAAAAAGGGCCCCGCAGAACGCCCGCACGTCTCAATGCGGATGGAGCGTGGAGCGGGAAACGGGTCTCGAACCCGCAACCCTCAGCTTGGAAGGCTGATGCTCTACCAGTTGAGCTATTCCCGCTTGGATTTACCTGCCGGTGGGGTAACCGCCCACCCAGGACACTCTTCATGAGGCGGACAGTTCGTGGATTGTAACCACCTGAGCCTTTACACACACAAAAGCTGACACCATGCACACATGAATGCCAAGCAGCGCCATCGTTTCACCGCCCGGCGGCCCGCAAATTTCAACCACCGGCCGCCACTTCAACAGCCAGACTCCGGTTAAAGACCGCACCTGGTTCGAGGCGATGGTGGAGGGGGGAGGATTCGAACCTCCGAAGGCATCGCCGACAGATTTACAGTCTGTTCCCTTTGGCCGCTCGGGAACCCCTCCATTTTATAACAGTTCACCGGGGTACAAACGCTCCGGTCAATCCTCCGAACCGTAAGAGTTTACCAGTGCCAGGCCTGGTTCAAGCAGGCCGGGGAAGTCCATGGCCCGCTGCTGTCAGCCGCCTGATCGAACGAGGAAAACAAAGACTCCGGGATGGGGTGCTGGTGAATCTTGCCCATATTTTGTCGCGGATGCTCGTACACATCCCTTGCGGCCACTTCCGGCCGCGGCTCGCATAACTCGGCTGGAGCTGGCGATGGGACTTGAACCCGCAACCTGCTGATTACAAATCAGCTGCTCTGCCAATTGAGCTACGCCAGCGCGGAAGCAAGCAACACTAATCCGTTAACCGGTAAAAATCAACCTTTTTTTTGGTCCGGTTTCAACGCTGGTTATGCCCGCTCAGTCCCTGCTGACCGCTACCGCAAAAGCCCTGTAAAACAGCCTTATTCGGCGACCTTACGGGTGACGAACCCGCTTTGCCGGTAGTTTTCAAAGGCCATGGCCACGGTACGGTAGATCATGTGGGCGAACTTGGTATAGGGCATATAGATAAACAACATCAGCACTGCGACCAGGTGGGCGTAGTAGATTACATAGCCCAGGGTCATCAACCCCATCAACCGCATCACCTCGGCGCCCAGGCCGGTAACACCCACGGCCATGATCTCGCCGATCAGGAACCAGTCATAAAAGGTCGGGGTAATGCCCTGTTCCGCCTCCATCTTGGAGCGATTCGACCAGAGAATCCAGATGCCGACGATAAGGGCGATGGCGCTGACATTGGCCAGCAGTTTGAACGGATCGATCAGGGGGACGACCTTGTGCAGCTCGGGAAAGAAGTAACCGAAGAAATCCTTCCGGATGAACACGTAGTTGGTCACGATGAACAGGCCGATAAAGGAAAGCAGCAGTGGCAGGTGGCCCGTGACCCGATTCTTATTCACCCCGCACTGGTTGAACCGCTTATGCTGGACGGTCTCCACAACCGCCGGGGCCAGAAAATCCCTGACAAACTGGATGGCCGAGGGCCGGAACTGGGAACCGGCGGCTACCCCTTCGTTCATCTTGCCCCACAGGGCCGAGGCGCCCTTAAAGGCGGCGAACAGGGAAAACGCCGCGGCCGACAGGAAGATGATGTCAATGAAAAATACGTTCTTGGTCAGGAAATGGTGTTCCCAATGGCCGAAGAACTGGCCATAGCCATACTCCTTGAAGGTCTGGGCGTCGGGCAGGTGCAGACCGCCGGAGATCAGCCACATCACCAGGATAAATACCGCCGGAACCCCGATCAGAAGCGGCAGGTTGCGGCCGTTGCTGGCCAGCTTGGCCAGGCCGCTGGGAAAACCGTAATGGGTGTACATATAGGCCCGGATCGCGCCGAGAACATCGCCGGGCTTGGCGCCCCGGGGGCAATAGGCGGTACAGTCACCGCATTGATGGCAGAGCAGCACGTCCGGATCAGCGGCCAGTTTGTCCTTCAAACCCCACTGGGCCCAGATCATCTCCTTGCGAGGAAAAGGCTTGGCGTCCGAGGCCAGCGGGCAGATCACCGAACAGGTAGCACACTGGTAGCATTTCTTCAGCGTGTCTCCGCCTGCGTCCTTGAGAAATTTAATGAATTGTAAATCAGGCTCAACTTTCATTGTCATGGTAGTGCCTCCCGTCTTCTATCCTTCTCTCCCGCGTTTGCCGCAGATTTCTTCCAGTAGAACGAGCCCTTATGCCCGGCTACGGTCACTTACCACAAACCAAACCCCCGTGGCAACTGAAAAATGGGAACAAGTCGTCCGCCGGAACACACTGTCCGGCAAACGACTTGTTCCGTCATAATGCAACCGCATGCCAAGGGGCTAGAAGCCCTTGAACGGACTCGGGCCCAACTCCACCATCTCCTCGACAAAATCCGCGATGATCTGCGGGATCTTATTGTAGTCGGAGATGGCGATCTGCTTGGAGGTCACCCGCTCGGTTTCCAGGCCGAGACTGCTCAAGGTCTCGCCGATGTTCTCCATCCGCTTGGTGGCGATCTCGCTGCCCTTGACAAAGTGGCATTGATAATCGTCACCGTACTGACAGCCGAGGAGAATCACCCCGTCCATGCCGGCGCCCATGGCGTCCTTGATCCAGACCATGTTCACCGAACCAAGGCAGCGGACCGGGATCACCCGCACCAGATTGCTGATGTTCAGACGCCGGATGGCGGCCATATCCAGGGCCGGGTAGGCGTCGTTCTCGCAGACCAGGGCCAGGATCCGCAGTTTATCGTCATCATCGTCAGGCACCTCGATGGCCTTGACCATCGAACCGATCATATCGACGTTGTAGTTCTTGAAGCCGATGATCCGCTCCGGACAGGCGCCCATACAGGTACCGCAACGCCGGCACCGGGTCGGATTGGGCAGCGGCGTGCCCTTCTCGTCGTCGTCCAGGGCGCCGAAGGGGCACTCCTCGGTGCAGCGCTTACATTGGGTGCAGCGTTGAAAGAAGAAATCCGGATAGGACTTGTCGCCGGAGCGGGGATGGACCGCCACCCCGCGGTCCACCGATTCGAGACACTGGATCGCCTTTAAGGCCGCGCCGGTGGCATCGTCAATGGTCTCTTCCACGGTCATTGCCTTGCGGACACCGCCACTGGTGTAGATACCGGTCCGGCGGGTCTCATAGGGGAAGCAGATGAAGTGCGAGTCCGCATACCCGTCAAAGAGATCCAGGTCAAGGAAGGCCGGCCCCTGGCGATAGGCCAGGTTGATGGTGTCCTCGTCCTTGGTGGTGGGCTCCATGCCGGCCGCCAGAACCACCATGTCCACGTTGATGTCCATGTCCTCCTGGAGCAGGGTGTCGGAAGCGGCAAGGTTCAAGGAACCGTCGCTGGCCTCGGTCACCCCGGTCACCTGGGCCTTGGTCAGAAAGATACCGTCATCGTTCTGAGCGGCCTTGTAGAACAGTTCCATGTTGCCCGGGGTCCGCATATGCTGGTACAGGATATAGGCCTTAGCGCCGGAGTTGTCCTCCCGGACATACTTGGCCTGCTTCAATGCCACCAGGCTGGTGACCGAGTTACAGTAGGGGAAATCCTTGTCATCCTCGGCCCCGCCGGGGCTCTGGACAAAGGCCACCGACTCCACCGGCTTGCCGTCGGAGGGGCGGGCGATCTTGCCCTTGGCGGCCATCTCCTCGAACTCAAGGTTGGTAACCACATTCTTGAAGCTGCCGTAGCCGAGATGCTCGTACCCGGAGACATCGGCCGGTTTCCAGCCGGTGGCCAGAATCACCGCGCCGAAATCCTCGGCATCGGGATTCTCTTCCATATAGCCTTTCATGCCGACATTGGGATCTTCCATCTCGCCCTTGTCGATCTTGTCCTGCTCGTCGACACCGACCTTGGCCG from Desulfobacterales bacterium includes the following:
- the qmoC gene encoding quinone-interacting membrane-bound oxidoreductase complex subunit QmoC, which produces MTMKVEPDLQFIKFLKDAGGDTLKKCYQCATCSVICPLASDAKPFPRKEMIWAQWGLKDKLAADPDVLLCHQCGDCTAYCPRGAKPGDVLGAIRAYMYTHYGFPSGLAKLASNGRNLPLLIGVPAVFILVMWLISGGLHLPDAQTFKEYGYGQFFGHWEHHFLTKNVFFIDIIFLSAAAFSLFAAFKGASALWGKMNEGVAAGSQFRPSAIQFVRDFLAPAVVETVQHKRFNQCGVNKNRVTGHLPLLLSFIGLFIVTNYVFIRKDFFGYFFPELHKVVPLIDPFKLLANVSAIALIVGIWILWSNRSKMEAEQGITPTFYDWFLIGEIMAVGVTGLGAEVMRLMGLMTLGYVIYYAHLVAVLMLFIYMPYTKFAHMIYRTVAMAFENYRQSGFVTRKVAE
- a CDS encoding GTP-binding protein, which produces MAKEKFERTKPHVNVGTIGHIDHGKTTLTAAITRVLATKGQASFVDFSEIDKAP
- a CDS encoding FAD-dependent oxidoreductase, which codes for MDKKYSAYICTGCGIGDALDIEALSGVAGEEGMTCKTHEFLCGADGRAVIENDINNEGVNTVIVAACSPRVMQDEFDFGEDKITIRANLREQVVWSNADDADPEYVNEQADDYLRMACVQAQKTELPEPYQLETISKKILVMGGGVAGLTAAMEAANTGYEVTLVEKGDVLGGHAAQWRKQLPTRAPWTDLESPSIGELISAVEAADNITVRIGTEIARIGGAPGAFKVTMKPAGTSGEWDAPAKVGVDEQDKIDKGEMEDPNVGMKGYMEENPDAEDFGAVILATGWKPADVSGYEHLGYGSFKNVVTNLEFEEMAAKGKIARPSDGKPVESVAFVQSPGGAEDDKDFPYCNSVTSLVALKQAKYVREDNSGAKAYILYQHMRTPGNMELFYKAAQNDDGIFLTKAQVTGVTEASDGSLNLAASDTLLQEDMDINVDMVVLAAGMEPTTKDEDTINLAYRQGPAFLDLDLFDGYADSHFICFPYETRRTGIYTSGGVRKAMTVEETIDDATGAALKAIQCLESVDRGVAVHPRSGDKSYPDFFFQRCTQCKRCTEECPFGALDDDEKGTPLPNPTRCRRCGTCMGACPERIIGFKNYNVDMIGSMVKAIEVPDDDDDKLRILALVCENDAYPALDMAAIRRLNISNLVRVIPVRCLGSVNMVWIKDAMGAGMDGVILLGCQYGDDYQCHFVKGSEIATKRMENIGETLSSLGLETERVTSKQIAISDYNKIPQIIADFVEEMVELGPSPFKGF